A section of the Paenibacillus yonginensis genome encodes:
- a CDS encoding dihydroorotate dehydrogenase: MGAVYGGGWTSTGAILVLFILLVIISRTFLI; the protein is encoded by the coding sequence ATGGGTGCTGTCTATGGCGGAGGTTGGACTTCGACAGGCGCAATTCTGGTTTTGTTCATTTTGCTGGTCATCATTTCGAGAACTTTCCTCATTTAA
- a CDS encoding RsmF rRNA methyltransferase first C-terminal domain-containing protein — MPSVSLPSAYQEQMIQMLGAREAKTFLSSYSAERLYGLRINTLKVSPDAPLMSTLQQRFGLQPVPWCPDGFYYPEDRRPGKHPYHAAGLYYIQEPSAMSAVELLAPKPGETVLDLAAAPGGKSTQIAAKMQGEGLLVSNEIHPARAKILAENIERMGVRNALVTNASPDQLSARFPLAYDRIMLDAPCSGEGMFRKDERAVEEWSPEAVELCAARQRDILHDAVKMLKPGGMLAYSTCTFNRAENEENMRWLLEQYPFMELLEEKRIWPHRQAGEGHYVALLHRADAHPANLPDTGSPEHLESSRVLGTTKTSKPARSSIGKAAASKGSEEVQAVQSCLAWIKEQTRGFDVDPDRLAAFGEALYLLPQGKELRLTPDLLSGLKIPRAGLRLGIARKGRFEPDHALALALAREQAVRCVDLAADSAEAAAYLRGEVLAVEPSLQGWTLVALDGYPIGFGKCSGGQLKNHYPKGLRQTGY, encoded by the coding sequence ATGCCATCTGTATCCCTGCCCTCCGCTTATCAGGAGCAAATGATCCAAATGCTTGGCGCCCGGGAAGCGAAGACGTTCCTGAGCAGCTATTCGGCTGAACGTCTTTACGGCCTGCGCATCAATACGCTGAAAGTGTCGCCCGATGCTCCCCTAATGAGTACGCTACAACAAAGGTTTGGCCTTCAGCCTGTTCCCTGGTGCCCGGACGGATTCTATTATCCAGAAGATAGACGGCCCGGCAAACACCCCTACCATGCTGCGGGTCTCTATTATATTCAAGAGCCATCCGCCATGTCCGCCGTCGAGCTCCTTGCCCCCAAACCGGGTGAGACCGTTCTGGACCTGGCCGCAGCGCCCGGCGGCAAGTCTACGCAGATCGCCGCCAAAATGCAGGGCGAAGGCCTGCTTGTCTCCAATGAGATTCATCCGGCCCGCGCCAAAATTTTAGCCGAAAACATCGAGCGGATGGGCGTTCGGAACGCCCTAGTCACCAACGCTTCGCCAGATCAGCTTTCCGCCCGTTTCCCCCTGGCCTATGACCGGATTATGCTGGATGCGCCCTGCTCGGGGGAAGGCATGTTCCGCAAGGATGAACGCGCGGTGGAGGAATGGTCGCCGGAAGCGGTGGAGCTGTGCGCTGCCAGGCAGCGGGACATTCTGCACGATGCCGTCAAAATGCTAAAGCCCGGCGGCATGCTGGCGTATTCCACCTGTACGTTCAACCGGGCCGAGAATGAAGAGAACATGCGCTGGCTGCTCGAGCAATATCCGTTTATGGAACTGCTCGAGGAGAAAAGGATCTGGCCCCACCGGCAAGCCGGCGAAGGCCATTATGTCGCGCTGCTTCACCGCGCAGACGCTCATCCGGCCAACCTGCCGGATACCGGCAGCCCGGAACATCTCGAGAGCAGCCGAGTCCTGGGCACAACCAAAACCTCAAAACCCGCACGCAGTTCCATAGGCAAAGCAGCCGCCTCCAAAGGAAGCGAAGAAGTGCAGGCTGTTCAGTCCTGCCTGGCCTGGATCAAGGAGCAGACCCGCGGTTTCGACGTTGATCCGGACAGGCTTGCCGCTTTCGGCGAAGCTCTTTATCTGCTGCCGCAGGGCAAGGAGCTCCGGCTCACTCCAGACCTTCTGAGCGGGCTGAAAATTCCGCGGGCCGGCCTTCGGCTCGGCATTGCCCGGAAAGGGCGTTTTGAGCCTGATCATGCGCTGGCGCTTGCCTTGGCCCGGGAACAAGCCGTCCGCTGCGTGGATCTTGCTGCAGATTCCGCAGAAGCAGCGGCTTATCTGCGCGGGGAAGTGCTGGCCGTGGAACCTTCTCTCCAGGGCTGGACACTCGTTGCCCTGGACGGCTATCCGATTGGCTTTGGCAAATGCAGCGGGGGTCAGCTCAAAAATCATTATCCTAAAGGCCTGCGGCAAACCGGCTATTAA